A DNA window from Marinitoga sp. 1197 contains the following coding sequences:
- a CDS encoding PD-(D/E)XK nuclease domain-containing protein — protein SDGEIKSFAKEIENLLSKMDNRIFMGLDEKYIKAIMYSYLILTPYAMVKMEYPVENGYIDIAMFKRYEEVPYEAIIEVKYIKQKEYTEEKLKRKIKQAKEQIEKYKKSYELDYKREDLKKFIVIFVGKEAKYIEEVK, from the coding sequence TATCAGATGGAGAAATAAAAAGCTTTGCCAAAGAAATAGAAAACCTATTGAGCAAAATGGACAACAGAATATTCATGGGATTAGATGAAAAATACATAAAAGCGATAATGTATAGTTATCTAATACTAACGCCATATGCAATGGTAAAAATGGAATATCCAGTAGAAAATGGGTATATAGACATAGCAATGTTCAAAAGATACGAAGAAGTACCATATGAAGCAATAATAGAAGTAAAATACATAAAACAAAAAGAATACACAGAAGAAAAATTAAAAAGGAAAATAAAACAGGCAAAAGAACAAATAGAAAAATACAAGAAATCATATGAATTGGATTATAAAAGAGAAGACTTAAAAAAATTCATAGTTATTTTTGTTGGTAAAGAAGCAAAGTATATTGAGGAAGTAAAATAA
- a CDS encoding 23S rRNA (pseudouridine(1915)-N(3))-methyltransferase RlmH, translating to MIKVYVIGKPKTKFIKMGIEQYLKWNKKYDRIELVELPLSNDLNKITVEEYKNQDKMKLKKYFLPQVFKVVLDEKGKQLSSIDFANKIEKWRIGRKNISFFIGGPLGHHEYIKKNADFLLSISNMTFTHEMAVLLLLEQIYRAFKINNNEKYHY from the coding sequence ATGATAAAAGTATATGTCATAGGAAAACCCAAAACAAAGTTTATAAAAATGGGAATAGAACAATATTTAAAGTGGAATAAAAAATATGATAGAATTGAATTGGTAGAGTTACCATTATCAAATGATTTAAATAAAATAACAGTTGAAGAATATAAAAATCAGGATAAAATGAAATTAAAAAAATATTTTTTACCCCAAGTTTTTAAAGTTGTTCTGGATGAAAAAGGAAAACAATTAAGTTCAATAGATTTTGCAAATAAGATTGAAAAATGGAGAATAGGAAGAAAAAATATATCATTTTTTATAGGAGGACCTTTAGGACATCATGAATATATCAAAAAAAATGCGGATTTTTTGCTTTCAATTTCAAATATGACCTTTACACATGAAATGGCAGTTTTATTATTATTAGAGCAAATATATAGAGCATTTAAAATAAATAACAATGAAAAATATCATTATTAG
- a CDS encoding FtsW/RodA/SpoVE family cell cycle protein, which yields MKIKVEPFERMRRFEYIVPLIYISLLIIGIFMVRTATYGEYIEDNYYKQIIFSILGIVVFFFTYFLKERILKSIIPHLYGITLLLLIYVLFFERARYGARRWIRIGPVGIQPSHLFLIFTLIILAKYLSEKNKKAYYILSFTTLIGLALIFKQPDLGMTLFTFTLWFLLTYVSGQHEKTWKTSLFLMLFSMPFAFYFMKDYQRARIIGFLFPEKNAAGVAYNTLQAVKAIGSGGLFGKGYLNGFMNLSNFVPEDHNDFITAVIGEELGFLGIILIIFLYGLLIYRLYIYAQKTERKFWKYIYFGTIVIIYLHVYENIGMNLGIMPVTGVPLPLISYGGSQIITFSFLLGLVTKGIATTEMFTENNYLDNE from the coding sequence AAAATAAAGGTAGAGCCATTTGAAAGAATGAGAAGATTTGAATATATTGTTCCTTTAATATATATTTCTTTATTGATTATAGGTATTTTTATGGTAAGAACAGCGACTTATGGTGAATATATAGAGGATAATTATTATAAACAAATAATCTTTTCCATTCTAGGAATAGTAGTTTTTTTCTTTACATATTTTTTGAAAGAAAGAATTTTGAAAAGTATAATACCTCATTTATATGGTATAACATTATTATTATTAATATATGTATTGTTTTTTGAACGGGCAAGATATGGTGCCAGACGCTGGATAAGAATAGGTCCGGTTGGAATTCAACCTTCTCACTTATTTTTAATATTTACGCTAATTATTTTAGCAAAATATTTATCAGAAAAAAATAAAAAAGCATACTATATATTATCCTTTACAACATTAATAGGTCTTGCATTGATTTTTAAACAACCTGATTTAGGTATGACATTATTCACCTTTACATTATGGTTTTTATTGACATATGTTTCAGGACAACATGAAAAAACCTGGAAAACATCTTTATTTTTAATGTTATTTTCAATGCCATTTGCATTTTATTTTATGAAAGACTATCAAAGAGCAAGAATAATAGGTTTTTTGTTTCCAGAAAAAAATGCAGCTGGTGTGGCTTATAACACATTACAAGCAGTTAAAGCAATAGGATCAGGTGGGTTATTTGGAAAAGGTTATTTAAATGGATTTATGAACCTATCAAACTTTGTTCCAGAAGATCACAATGATTTTATAACAGCAGTAATTGGTGAAGAATTAGGTTTTTTAGGAATCATTTTGATTATATTTTTATATGGTTTATTAATTTATAGATTATATATATATGCTCAAAAAACAGAAAGAAAATTTTGGAAATATATATATTTTGGGACAATAGTAATTATATATTTGCACGTATATGAAAACATTGGTATGAATCTTGGAATAATGCCTGTTACAGGGGTACCTTTACCATTAATTTCATATGGTGGAAGTCAAATAATAACATTTTCCTTTTTATTGGGATTGGTAACAAAAGGAATTGCGACAACAGAAATGTTTACTGAGAATAATTATCTGGATAATGAATAA